A genomic region of Pseudovibrio sp. Tun.PSC04-5.I4 contains the following coding sequences:
- a CDS encoding IS5 family transposase codes for MKIHFMPFKANADRQHKFAKAKYKVTNWSKYNESLRRRGDVTVWIEESAAKAWFAPENQRRGPPAKFSEFAIETCLQIRVVFGLALRQTQGFVRSVFHLMELVLPVPDFSTLSRRADGLKLSNPKPRTNSEPVELVIDSTGVKIFGAGEWQETKHGTRIKRRTWRKLHLGLDLNAGEIVCSELTEDTVADPTAVSDLLDQIEDIVATFLGDGAYDGTPVRQELAGRFEGIEVVIPPPKTAIPGPQAATAPTARDRDILAIQKNGRMSWQKQTGYGRRSRGETLMGRFKQVIGTTLRSRKLNNQRTEAKLGVAVLNTMTALGRATFETVSA; via the coding sequence ATGAAGATTCACTTTATGCCGTTTAAAGCCAATGCTGATCGCCAACATAAGTTTGCCAAAGCCAAATACAAAGTGACGAACTGGTCGAAGTATAATGAAAGCTTGCGTCGTCGCGGCGATGTCACGGTTTGGATTGAAGAGAGCGCTGCCAAGGCTTGGTTTGCACCCGAGAACCAACGACGTGGACCGCCCGCCAAGTTTTCAGAGTTTGCCATTGAAACCTGTTTGCAGATCCGGGTCGTATTCGGTCTTGCTTTGAGGCAGACTCAAGGGTTTGTGAGGTCTGTGTTCCATTTGATGGAGTTGGTTTTACCGGTTCCTGACTTTTCAACCCTGTCGCGCCGCGCAGATGGCTTGAAACTTTCAAATCCCAAACCGCGAACGAACTCAGAGCCAGTAGAGCTGGTAATCGATAGTACAGGCGTTAAGATCTTTGGTGCCGGAGAATGGCAGGAAACCAAGCATGGAACCAGGATAAAGCGCAGAACTTGGCGCAAACTTCACCTTGGCCTTGATCTGAATGCCGGCGAAATCGTATGTTCTGAACTGACTGAGGATACGGTTGCCGATCCAACCGCTGTGTCGGATCTGTTGGATCAGATCGAAGATATAGTTGCTACATTTCTCGGTGATGGCGCTTATGATGGGACGCCTGTGAGACAAGAATTAGCAGGCCGTTTTGAAGGTATCGAGGTCGTCATTCCACCTCCCAAAACAGCTATCCCCGGCCCACAGGCTGCGACCGCTCCCACTGCTCGCGACCGGGATATTCTTGCCATTCAAAAGAACGGCAGGATGTCTTGGCAAAAGCAAACCGGATATGGTCGAAGGTCTCGAGGCGAAACCTTGATGGGCCGCTTTAAGCAGGTGATCGGGACCACGCTCAGGTCACGAAAGTTGAACAATCAGAGGACAGAGGCAAAACTTGGCGTCGCCGTTCTCAACACAATGACGGCCCTCGGACGCGCCACGTTCGAGACGGTTTCTGCATGA
- a CDS encoding IS5 family transposase: MAWTAAKFSELAIETCLQIRVVFGLALRQTQGFVRSVFHLMELVLPVPDFSTLSRRADGLKLSNPKLRTNSERIALVIDSTGVKIFGTGEWQETKHGTRIKRRTWRKLHLGLDLNTGEIVCSGLTEDTAADPTVVPDLLDQIGDTVATFLGDGAYDGTPVRQELADRFEGIEVIIPPPKTAIPGPQAATAPTARDRDILAIQKNGRMSWQKQTGYGRRSRGETLMGRFKQVIGTTHRSRKLNNQRTEAKLGVAVLNTMTTLGRATFEKIYA; this comes from the coding sequence ATGGCGTGGACGGCCGCCAAGTTTTCAGAGCTTGCCATTGAAACCTGTTTGCAGATCCGGGTCGTGTTCGGTCTTGCTTTGAGGCAGACTCAAGGGTTTGTGAGGTCTGTGTTCCATTTGATGGAGTTGGTTTTACCGGTTCCTGACTTTTCAACCCTGTCGCGCCGCGCAGATGGCTTGAAACTTTCAAATCCCAAACTGCGAACGAACTCTGAGCGAATAGCGCTGGTAATCGATAGTACAGGCGTTAAGATCTTTGGTACCGGAGAATGGCAGGAAACCAAGCATGGAACCAGGATAAAGCGCAGAACTTGGCGCAAACTTCACCTTGGCCTTGATCTGAATACCGGTGAAATCGTATGTTCTGGACTGACTGAGGATACGGCTGCCGATCCAACCGTTGTGCCGGATCTGTTGGATCAGATCGGAGATACAGTTGCCACATTTCTCGGTGATGGCGCTTATGATGGGACACCTGTGAGACAAGAATTAGCAGACCGTTTTGAAGGTATCGAGGTCATCATTCCACCTCCCAAAACAGCTATCCCCGGCCCACAGGCTGCGACCGCTCCCACTGCTCGCGACCGGGATATTCTTGCCATTCAAAAGAACGGCAGGATGTCTTGGCAAAAGCAAACCGGATATGGCCGAAGGTCTCGAGGCGAAACCTTGATGGGCCGCTTTAAGCAGGTGATCGGGACCACGCACAGGTCACGAAAGTTGAACAATCAGAGGACAGAGGCAAAACTTGGCGTCGCCGTTCTCAACACAATGACGACCCTCGGACGCGCCACGTTCGAGAAGATTTATGCATGA
- a CDS encoding transposase — MLDESRPRRSWTRVEKAAITAQVGVDGATLFDVAQSHGVGRYLLKRWMAQYCESNTSENTLAPIFVPVVVTDPEPSGPAVIEVGLGNGRSLRVSSDLSDAQVRRFIGLVEAT; from the coding sequence TTGTTGGATGAATCGAGGCCACGGCGGTCGTGGACACGGGTAGAAAAGGCGGCAATCACTGCGCAAGTTGGGGTTGATGGAGCAACGCTGTTTGATGTTGCGCAGAGCCATGGTGTCGGCCGGTACTTGCTGAAGCGATGGATGGCTCAGTACTGCGAGAGCAACACAAGTGAAAACACGTTGGCTCCCATTTTTGTGCCTGTTGTTGTTACTGATCCTGAGCCTTCAGGACCCGCCGTTATTGAGGTTGGGCTCGGGAACGGTCGCAGCCTGAGGGTTTCCAGTGACTTAAGTGATGCGCAGGTTCGCCGGTTTATTGGGCTGGTGGAAGCGACATGA
- the tnpB gene encoding IS66 family insertion sequence element accessory protein TnpB (TnpB, as the term is used for proteins encoded by IS66 family insertion elements, is considered an accessory protein, since TnpC, encoded by a neighboring gene, is a DDE family transposase.), with protein sequence MIGPGTGVRVYLACGVTDMRKGIAGLAALAETELRQRPANGAVFAFRGRRGDRIKLLYWDGQGFCLYYKVLGAPRTWFRPGRLCLEF encoded by the coding sequence ATGATCGGGCCGGGAACAGGTGTGCGGGTTTATCTTGCGTGCGGTGTGACGGATATGCGCAAGGGCATTGCGGGTCTGGCCGCTTTGGCGGAGACGGAATTACGCCAGCGCCCTGCAAATGGCGCCGTGTTTGCGTTTCGCGGTCGGCGCGGCGACCGGATCAAGTTGCTTTACTGGGATGGTCAGGGATTTTGCCTTTACTACAAGGTGCTGGGTGCGCCTCGAACCTGGTTTCGACCGGGGCGCTTATGTTTGGAATTCTAG
- the ltrA gene encoding group II intron reverse transcriptase/maturase codes for MIISDMQHKLAKWAQDERTRRFDRLLRLIADRTWLTEAARVALASSGAKTPGVDGVDRDRFRQNEEELLATLGRSLLDGTYAPAPTRRVYIPKGNGKLRPLGIPTLTDRIVQRAMLMVMEPIWESDFSPYSYGFRPQRSVHHAIRAVLMQTTDGRNTKGRWVIEGDLASYFDTVHHRKLLSCVRKRIRDKRFIALLWRLLKAGHIDKGLFCAASKGVPQGGVLSPLLSNIMLNEFDRWMDEKFLGKAARNKRRGWNESVRKASPVAVRENRCRRPAVSYCRYADDFVVIVKGTKAQALAVREECRAFLEGDLALTLNMEKTHVTHVNDGFVFLGHRIIRKRGPRGVMRPVTTIPREKTSGFKHRLVKALSGDHNTPHTDMIKRLNRQLMGWANFYQFTDYTSKVFQHVDTVVFWKMAHWLGRKYRSRISRLMRKWFARPYGLKAKTWMVHSMTKEGVRVSSILYRLTNHQRGQFRWKTPRSNPYLREKNEAPFYETHYRGLVLAF; via the coding sequence TTGATAATCAGCGACATGCAACACAAGCTTGCGAAATGGGCGCAGGACGAGCGAACCAGAAGATTTGATCGCCTCTTACGCTTAATTGCCGATCGGACTTGGCTGACTGAGGCTGCCCGGGTTGCCTTGGCGTCGAGCGGCGCAAAGACCCCGGGCGTAGATGGCGTGGACCGAGATCGTTTCCGACAAAATGAGGAGGAACTCCTTGCGACGTTGGGGCGATCTCTGCTGGATGGGACCTATGCGCCCGCTCCAACACGACGCGTCTACATCCCGAAAGGGAACGGAAAGCTGAGACCGTTGGGAATACCGACACTGACGGATCGCATAGTACAGCGCGCCATGCTGATGGTGATGGAGCCGATTTGGGAAAGCGACTTCAGTCCTTACTCATATGGTTTCAGGCCACAGCGTAGCGTGCACCACGCGATCCGGGCCGTTTTGATGCAGACAACGGATGGCAGGAACACAAAGGGTCGCTGGGTGATCGAAGGTGATCTAGCAAGCTACTTTGATACTGTCCATCACCGCAAGCTGCTCTCGTGTGTGCGCAAGCGCATCCGGGACAAACGGTTTATCGCACTGCTCTGGAGGCTTTTGAAGGCAGGTCACATCGATAAAGGCCTCTTCTGCGCCGCCAGCAAGGGCGTTCCTCAAGGCGGGGTTCTTTCTCCGCTTCTGTCCAACATTATGCTCAATGAGTTTGATCGTTGGATGGATGAGAAATTCCTTGGAAAAGCAGCGCGCAACAAACGTCGTGGTTGGAATGAGAGCGTCAGAAAAGCCAGCCCTGTGGCGGTTCGTGAGAACCGCTGTCGCAGACCGGCAGTGTCCTATTGCCGTTATGCCGATGACTTTGTTGTCATCGTCAAAGGCACGAAGGCACAGGCGCTCGCGGTACGCGAGGAATGCCGAGCATTCCTGGAAGGCGATCTGGCATTGACGTTAAACATGGAGAAAACCCATGTCACTCATGTTAATGATGGGTTTGTCTTTCTCGGTCACCGGATCATTCGCAAACGCGGTCCCCGTGGCGTGATGCGGCCAGTAACGACCATTCCCCGAGAGAAAACCAGCGGTTTCAAACATCGACTGGTTAAGGCTCTTAGCGGCGACCACAATACGCCCCATACCGACATGATTAAGCGGCTAAACCGCCAACTCATGGGTTGGGCAAACTTCTATCAGTTCACCGATTACACATCCAAGGTCTTCCAGCACGTCGATACCGTCGTGTTCTGGAAAATGGCACATTGGCTGGGGCGCAAGTATCGCTCGCGCATCTCTCGTCTGATGCGAAAGTGGTTCGCGCGGCCGTATGGCTTAAAAGCCAAGACATGGATGGTGCACTCGATGACGAAAGAAGGAGTACGCGTTTCAAGCATCTTGTACCGGCTAACCAATCATCAGCGCGGGCAATTCCGCTGGAAGACACCACGTTCAAATCCTTATCTTCGGGAAAAGAACGAGGCTCCTTTCTACGAAACGCACTATCGTGGTCTCGTGCTGGCTTTCTAG
- a CDS encoding IS66 family transposase, protein MNQSLNSLPDDPVLLKAMVLALQGKVESLQANEQAHLVLITWFKQALAKLRRQRFGASSEKIDREIAQLELALENLETAHPCQEPEDEQLPVPELATSTLEEPPKPTRGKPRVRSDVERERVTLQSPKACPECGGELRLIGEDVSELVEFITAKLKVIETARPKTSCRVCEKIVQAPAPTRPIEKSSAGASLLAHILISKFDDHLPLYRQNEILARHGIDIPRSTLSDWCGLAMKTLAPLSELLKAEVMLSDRLHTDDTPIDVLGRQFKAASGSGKASRQGRIWTYVRDDRPFAGEAPPIAAYWFSANRKADNPRCHLKEFSGILQADAYAGYKQLYDSGDIKEAACWAHWRRDFHDIFTATKSELARYALEQIGKLYDIERQISGKPPDLRHEVRQKHSKPIAQAFKAWCEAQLTRISGKSPLAKAIRYGLSRWHAFTLFLDEGRVAIDNNAVERAVRPIALGRKNFLFAGSMAGGETLADAMTLIETAKLNGLNPQEYLTDVLARINDHMINRLHELLPWNWKPDAKSQRQAQIMAP, encoded by the coding sequence ATGAACCAGTCTCTTAACTCCCTTCCTGATGATCCAGTTTTACTCAAGGCCATGGTGCTGGCGTTGCAGGGAAAGGTTGAGAGTTTACAAGCCAATGAGCAGGCCCATCTGGTTCTGATCACATGGTTCAAACAAGCTTTGGCCAAGTTGCGCAGGCAACGCTTTGGCGCATCTTCAGAAAAGATCGACCGCGAGATTGCCCAGCTTGAACTGGCGCTGGAAAACCTGGAGACTGCCCACCCATGCCAGGAGCCGGAAGATGAGCAGTTGCCCGTGCCGGAACTGGCCACCTCCACACTTGAAGAGCCCCCCAAACCGACCCGCGGCAAACCTCGGGTGCGTAGCGATGTGGAACGCGAGCGGGTCACTCTGCAGTCACCCAAAGCGTGCCCCGAGTGTGGCGGCGAGCTGCGGCTCATCGGGGAGGATGTGTCTGAGCTGGTGGAGTTCATCACCGCAAAGCTAAAGGTGATTGAAACGGCGCGGCCCAAGACGTCCTGCCGGGTGTGCGAGAAAATCGTGCAAGCTCCAGCACCAACCCGGCCCATTGAAAAATCCAGTGCCGGAGCCAGCTTACTGGCGCATATTCTGATCTCCAAGTTCGATGATCATTTGCCGCTATACCGTCAGAACGAAATCCTTGCCCGGCATGGCATTGATATTCCCCGCTCTACTCTGTCGGACTGGTGCGGGCTTGCCATGAAAACGCTGGCTCCGCTGAGCGAACTGCTTAAAGCTGAGGTGATGCTCTCAGATCGCTTGCATACCGATGACACACCCATTGATGTCCTGGGTCGCCAGTTCAAGGCGGCGAGCGGTTCCGGCAAAGCTTCGAGGCAGGGCCGGATCTGGACCTATGTGCGCGATGATCGCCCCTTCGCAGGAGAGGCCCCGCCTATTGCTGCCTATTGGTTCTCCGCAAATCGCAAGGCTGACAACCCGCGATGCCACCTCAAAGAGTTTTCCGGCATTCTGCAGGCCGATGCCTATGCCGGCTACAAGCAGCTTTATGACAGCGGGGACATTAAAGAAGCCGCCTGTTGGGCGCATTGGCGCCGCGACTTCCATGATATCTTCACCGCCACCAAATCAGAACTGGCCAGATACGCACTGGAGCAGATCGGTAAGCTTTATGACATTGAACGTCAGATCAGCGGAAAACCACCAGACCTGCGGCATGAAGTGAGGCAGAAGCACAGTAAACCCATCGCTCAGGCCTTCAAGGCCTGGTGCGAGGCTCAGCTTACCCGCATCTCAGGCAAATCACCGCTGGCCAAAGCCATCCGTTATGGCCTCTCCCGTTGGCACGCCTTCACCTTATTCCTCGACGAGGGCCGCGTCGCGATCGACAACAATGCGGTTGAGCGCGCAGTCAGACCTATCGCACTGGGCCGTAAGAACTTCTTATTTGCCGGATCAATGGCCGGCGGAGAAACTCTGGCAGACGCCATGACGTTGATTGAAACCGCCAAACTCAATGGTCTCAACCCGCAGGAATATCTCACAGATGTCCTTGCCCGCATCAACGATCACATGATCAACCGCCTCCACGAGCTCCTGCCATGGAACTGGAAGCCGGACGCAAAATCACAGCGTCAAGCCCAAATCATGGCGCCTTGA
- a CDS encoding SUMF1/EgtB/PvdO family nonheme iron enzyme, with amino-acid sequence MRRIIPKPAASYLRTLNTVSRITKLLVVSSPFIFPTSTLADKIEAIKDCATCPELRLINGGEYTIGLTKYEKYHRRDANKKIRVQNYYIGTYEVTLDEYFVCVEEGICDAPDVKFNLKKQGKQPVMAVSWKDAVTYAAFLTQRTGRKYRLPSEVEWEFAASARTETRYWWGNEASHDFMNYGQEPSGGLLKPPHTDWKEPANVGSYPPNPYELYDMNGNAAEWVSDCDDRKELATTGKAAIALYPDDASPILPMVGQICGMRVVKGGSYLNADYYARNRFGFAFFDGGAELSAVGLGFRVASDKR; translated from the coding sequence ATGAGAAGAATAATCCCCAAACCGGCGGCCTCGTATTTGAGAACGCTCAACACAGTTTCGAGGATCACCAAGCTTTTAGTTGTATCCAGCCCTTTCATATTTCCAACATCCACACTAGCTGACAAGATAGAAGCTATAAAGGATTGTGCAACTTGTCCTGAACTCCGTCTTATCAATGGCGGGGAGTACACGATCGGACTGACAAAGTACGAAAAGTATCACCGTCGCGATGCAAATAAAAAGATACGCGTCCAAAACTACTACATAGGCACATACGAAGTCACACTCGATGAATATTTTGTGTGCGTTGAGGAGGGTATATGTGACGCTCCAGACGTAAAATTTAACTTAAAAAAGCAAGGTAAGCAGCCCGTTATGGCTGTTAGCTGGAAAGATGCCGTCACTTATGCTGCGTTTCTAACCCAAAGAACTGGAAGGAAGTACCGTCTCCCCTCTGAAGTAGAGTGGGAGTTTGCAGCAAGCGCAAGAACAGAAACGCGTTATTGGTGGGGCAATGAAGCTTCACACGATTTTATGAATTATGGCCAGGAGCCATCTGGTGGCCTGCTTAAACCTCCACATACAGACTGGAAAGAGCCTGCGAATGTAGGCTCGTACCCCCCAAACCCGTATGAGCTATATGACATGAACGGAAATGCTGCAGAGTGGGTATCTGACTGTGATGATCGAAAAGAACTAGCAACAACGGGGAAAGCGGCAATCGCTCTTTATCCAGATGACGCATCACCAATACTTCCAATGGTCGGCCAGATTTGCGGAATGCGTGTTGTAAAGGGCGGTTCTTACTTAAATGCGGATTACTATGCACGAAATAGATTTGGCTTCGCGTTTTTTGACGGTGGCGCTGAACTATCAGCAGTGGGCCTTGGATTTCGAGTAGCCTCCGATAAACGTTAA
- a CDS encoding Hint domain-containing protein, producing MSVYNIAAEMRLDLIANLEKYKGEFDQKIAELPAGLSGALTSTDEARVIGVYIGVSPGVPSPIPGLSFVGGEGQILVGYDTLTRETKVFAYGGVTVGGSAGLPGLKDLGNVASGYFMFDGPLSEIPGPSYGLQAATGISVGYSRSPSGFSMVQIGAEWGAAAELTLGYTFGASGELTVDWIATEKNLRILYSDIPNFLEEMLVELALAKSLGGEYRAEFIEKYDLLIAGGCFLAGTPILLSDGHKKPIEEIVIGDVVQSYNAVGKLVSSRVTKIYRKQSQLSVLDVFSPKALVENSAWFKTAVFSEHKARVSLPRKGIELAA from the coding sequence GTGTCTGTGTATAATATCGCCGCCGAAATGCGGCTTGATCTAATTGCCAATTTAGAAAAATACAAAGGTGAGTTTGATCAGAAGATCGCTGAGCTTCCAGCAGGCCTAAGTGGCGCGCTAACCTCTACAGACGAAGCAAGAGTTATCGGTGTATACATTGGAGTTTCCCCTGGTGTTCCAAGTCCAATACCTGGGCTTTCATTTGTTGGCGGCGAAGGACAAATTCTTGTCGGCTACGATACTTTAACAAGAGAAACTAAGGTCTTTGCATATGGCGGAGTAACTGTCGGAGGATCTGCGGGTCTCCCTGGTCTCAAGGACCTAGGAAATGTCGCTAGCGGATACTTTATGTTTGATGGGCCTTTGAGTGAAATTCCCGGTCCTTCGTATGGCCTTCAAGCTGCGACAGGAATATCCGTAGGTTATTCGCGATCACCTTCAGGCTTTAGTATGGTTCAAATTGGTGCAGAATGGGGAGCAGCCGCAGAATTAACTTTAGGCTATACGTTTGGCGCTTCAGGAGAACTTACAGTTGACTGGATAGCAACTGAAAAAAATCTCAGGATACTATATTCAGATATACCTAATTTTCTAGAAGAGATGCTCGTTGAGTTGGCGTTAGCAAAAAGTCTGGGTGGAGAGTATCGCGCCGAATTTATTGAAAAATATGACCTATTGATAGCTGGAGGTTGCTTCCTCGCAGGCACCCCAATTTTGCTGTCAGATGGACATAAAAAGCCGATTGAAGAGATCGTGATTGGTGACGTGGTGCAGTCCTATAATGCAGTAGGTAAGCTGGTTTCTAGCCGGGTTACCAAGATCTATCGTAAACAGTCCCAGTTGTCAGTGCTGGATGTATTCTCCCCAAAAGCGCTGGTTGAAAATTCGGCATGGTTCAAAACAGCGGTTTTTAGTGAACACAAGGCACGGGTTTCCCTGCCAAGAAAAGGCATAGAACTCGCAGCGTAA
- a CDS encoding transposase, translated as MNTFVSLPFPNKTHFAQVDCIILAPQSRLFIAYQSKSPYMQTRLSPECKKFIGLQVITAGNIAKVSQQNQVCRNTVYTQKLRVQAAVNNAFLEPNPEEQILFHLPVTKPFLRQVVLGMSLICKASYRNIQTLLNDVFDTQMSLGTIFNINDAACHKAAKYKASYCLASVKQSASDEIYHRNKPHLAVVDVTSRYCASLAREDGRDAETWSIHLLDLIEQGFDPDVNISDYGSGMVCAFKEVLPDTEHRFDHFHLIKVCKELVRYLKNRKKSALTHQNKLLQGMERAKQKRKGHTLSVKLAHASKATARAEDLYRHVSTLSSWLQYDILQLPGHNPIDREMLFDFVMEELSTVADSLPRIAAFVASLKHQKENLLAASHVLNQEFQQIAARYRVTAQDVWDVCYVTRYDNQTPKYHNKVDALASQLGSRFEEIEEEVLSAIAATPRCSSIVENFNSRLRPYLDPRKQITSKRLELVRFYLNHQVFLRSEHSYMQGKTPAEVLTGTPHPNWLEMMGFKRFKRAA; from the coding sequence GTGAACACTTTTGTGTCGCTGCCATTTCCAAACAAGACACACTTCGCGCAGGTTGATTGCATTATCCTGGCCCCTCAGAGCCGACTATTCATTGCTTATCAATCAAAGAGCCCGTACATGCAGACACGTTTATCGCCGGAATGTAAGAAATTTATTGGCCTCCAGGTCATCACCGCAGGCAATATAGCCAAAGTATCTCAACAAAATCAGGTCTGCAGAAACACTGTCTATACTCAAAAGCTTCGAGTCCAAGCCGCGGTTAACAATGCCTTTCTGGAACCCAACCCTGAAGAACAGATTTTGTTCCACCTGCCAGTCACTAAACCGTTTCTTCGCCAAGTCGTCCTGGGAATGTCGCTGATTTGCAAGGCGAGCTACCGGAATATACAAACGTTGCTTAACGACGTGTTTGACACGCAGATGAGCCTCGGAACAATTTTCAACATCAATGACGCCGCTTGCCATAAAGCGGCTAAATACAAGGCTTCATATTGCCTTGCTTCAGTCAAGCAGAGCGCTTCTGATGAAATCTATCACCGCAACAAGCCCCATCTGGCGGTCGTCGATGTGACAAGTCGTTACTGTGCGAGCCTTGCCCGCGAAGATGGTCGCGATGCGGAAACCTGGTCCATACATCTCCTTGATCTGATCGAGCAAGGCTTTGATCCAGATGTGAATATCAGCGATTATGGTTCCGGGATGGTATGCGCGTTCAAAGAAGTACTGCCTGACACCGAACATCGCTTTGACCACTTCCACCTGATTAAAGTCTGCAAAGAATTGGTCAGGTATTTGAAAAATAGGAAGAAATCAGCACTCACCCATCAAAACAAGTTACTTCAAGGAATGGAGCGAGCAAAGCAAAAACGTAAGGGACATACCCTCTCAGTTAAGCTTGCTCATGCCAGTAAGGCAACGGCAAGGGCTGAGGATCTCTACCGTCATGTCTCCACACTCAGTTCCTGGCTCCAATATGACATTTTGCAACTGCCAGGCCACAATCCTATTGATAGAGAGATGCTTTTCGACTTCGTCATGGAAGAATTGTCCACGGTTGCTGATAGCCTGCCTCGCATCGCGGCCTTTGTAGCGTCCCTGAAACATCAAAAGGAAAACCTCCTTGCTGCCAGTCATGTCCTGAACCAGGAGTTCCAGCAGATTGCGGCCCGTTACCGTGTCACGGCTCAAGATGTCTGGGATGTATGCTACGTGACCCGATACGACAACCAAACACCCAAGTACCACAACAAGGTAGATGCGCTGGCATCACAGTTGGGGTCACGGTTTGAAGAAATCGAAGAGGAAGTGCTGAGCGCGATTGCTGCAACACCTCGGTGCAGCTCGATCGTGGAGAACTTCAACAGCAGGCTCCGCCCTTACCTGGATCCCCGTAAACAAATCACTTCCAAACGTCTGGAGCTGGTCCGGTTTTATCTGAACCACCAAGTGTTCCTTCGCAGTGAACACAGCTATATGCAAGGCAAGACACCGGCAGAGGTGCTGACCGGAACACCACATCCAAATTGGCTAGAGATGATGGGGTTTAAGCGTTTCAAACGGGCCGCCTGA
- a CDS encoding IS5 family transposase produces the protein MKIHFMPFKANADRRHKFAKAKYKVTNWSKYNESLRRRGDVTVWIEESAAKAWFAPENQRRGRPAKCSELAIETCLQIRVVFGLALRQTQGFVRSVFHLMELVLPVPDFSTLSRRADGLKLSNPKPRTNSEPVALVIDSTGVKIFGAGEWQETKHGTRIKRRTWRKIHLGLDLNTGEIVCSELTEDTVADPTVVPDLLDQVEGQVATFLGMVQIE, from the coding sequence ATGAAGATTCACTTCATGCCGTTTAAAGCCAATGCTGATCGCCGACATAAGTTTGCCAAAGCCAAATACAAAGTGACGAACTGGTCGAAGTATAATGAAAGCTTGCGTCGTCGCGGCGATGTCACGGTTTGGATTGAAGAGAGCGCTGCCAAGGCTTGGTTTGCACCCGAGAACCAACGACGTGGACGGCCCGCCAAGTGTTCAGAGCTTGCCATTGAAACCTGTTTGCAGATCCGGGTCGTATTCGGTCTTGCTTTGAGGCAGACTCAAGGGTTTGTGAGGTCTGTGTTCCATTTGATGGAGTTGGTTTTACCGGTTCCTGACTTTTCAACCCTGTCGCGCCGCGCAGATGGCTTGAAACTTTCAAATCCCAAACCGCGAACGAACTCTGAGCCAGTAGCGCTGGTAATCGATAGTACAGGCGTTAAGATCTTTGGTGCCGGAGAATGGCAGGAAACCAAGCATGGAACCAGGATAAAGCGCAGAACCTGGCGCAAAATTCACCTTGGCCTTGATCTAAATACCGGCGAAATCGTATGTTCTGAACTGACTGAGGATACGGTTGCCGATCCAACCGTTGTGCCGGATCTGTTGGATCAGGTTGAGGGTCAGGTGGCAACGTTTTTAGGCATGGTTCAAATCGAGTGA
- a CDS encoding transposase, whose product MGYSPERKAAVLKRMLPPGNIAIRQLSREEGICEATLHKWRAEARGKGQLLPCADTSPEGWSSRDKFAAVLETAALNEADLGEYCRKRGLYPAQIAAWRVACEQANDWDRASTARLGQATKEEKKKVKDLERELARKEKALAEAAALLIVSAGCILPKSAG is encoded by the coding sequence GTGGGATATTCACCGGAACGAAAAGCGGCAGTGCTTAAGCGGATGCTGCCACCGGGCAACATAGCCATTCGGCAGTTGTCGCGCGAGGAAGGGATTTGCGAGGCGACGCTCCATAAATGGCGGGCTGAGGCGCGCGGCAAAGGCCAGCTTTTGCCCTGCGCTGACACGAGCCCTGAGGGATGGTCCTCGCGTGATAAGTTTGCCGCTGTGTTGGAAACGGCGGCGTTGAATGAGGCTGATTTGGGCGAATACTGCCGCAAGCGCGGGCTCTATCCGGCGCAGATCGCTGCATGGCGGGTCGCTTGTGAGCAGGCAAATGACTGGGACCGCGCCAGCACTGCGCGTCTTGGTCAAGCGACGAAAGAAGAGAAAAAGAAGGTTAAGGATCTGGAACGGGAACTGGCCCGAAAGGAGAAAGCTCTGGCTGAGGCTGCTGCGTTGCTTATTGTCAGTGCTGGATGTATTCTCCCCAAAAGCGCTGGTTGA